The genomic DNA GTGGTCGCTGAGCTGCACCACGCCCAGGTTGGGCGTGAGCGTGGTGAACGGGTAGTCCGCCACCTTGGGCGTGGCCGCGGAGATGGCGGCCAGGAAGGTGGACTTGCCCGCGTTCGGCTCGCCCACCAGGCCCACGTCGGCGATCAGCTTCAGCTCCAGGGCGATGCGGCGCTCCTCGCCCGGCTCGCCCGGGTCGGCGCGGCGGGGCGCTTGGTTCGTGGGCGTGGCGAACTGCGCGTTGCCGCGGCCTCCGCGCCCGCCGTGCGCCACGATGAGCCGCTGCCCGTCTTCCACCAGCTCGCCCAGCACCTCGCCCGTCTCGTCGTCGCGGACCACGGTGCCGGGGGGGACGCGCAGGATCAGCGGGTCGCGGCTTTTGCCGGTGCGGTCGTAGCCCTGGCCGTGCTGGCCGCGCTCGGCCTTGTAGAGCTGCTGGTAGCGGTAGTCGAGCAGCGTGTTGAGCTGCACGTCGGCGACCAGCACCACGTCGCCGCCCTTGCCGCCATCGCCGCCGTTGGGCCCGCCGTGGGGCACGCCGGTCTCGCGGCGGAACGACACCTCGCCGTTGCCGCCCGTGCCTGCCGCTACGTTGATCACCACATGGTCGAGAAACACGATGTATCCCTGCTGATGGTTTGGTGCTACGTGCGTCCTGCTTCGGCAGATGCGATGTGCTCCATCCCATCCGCCCCGGCGCCGCTCGGCCTCCCGCCGGAGCCCACCCAACCCTCTCCCGCTTTGCGGGGGAGGGTGCGAGCCTAAGCGAGCGGGAGGGGGCGCCTGTCGATGCGAATCACTCCGCTTTCCGCATCCGGATCTCGTCCCAGAGCGCGCGGACTTCCGATGCTCGCGCCGCGTCCAGATAACCGCACGCGATCTCGACCGAGGCGTCGATCTCGGTCACGGAAGCGCCGGCATTCAGGGCGCCCCGGAGGTGCGAGTGGAGCTGGCGCGGGACGTTCCACGCGGCGAGCAGCGCTGCGATACACAGCTCGCGCGTCGCCAGGTCCAGCCCCGGCCGGCCGATCACGCGGCCGTAGCCGCCCGTCACCATCCACCCGTCCACGTCGGGGTGCAGCGCCGTGACGTTGGCGCGCAGCTTGGCGTAGTTCGCCCCGTATACCGTCCCGCACACCCGCTCGCCGCGCTCCGGCCAGATCGCCGCGTCCTCATCCGACGGCGGGGGCGCGGGGAGGCCGGTTACCTCTCGCCACAGGCCCAGCGCGTTCAGCGCGTCGGGGAAGCCGACGAAGAGGTGCGCCTGGAGGATCA from Longimicrobiaceae bacterium includes the following:
- the obgE gene encoding GTPase ObgE, whose product is MFLDHVVINVAAGTGGNGEVSFRRETGVPHGGPNGGDGGKGGDVVLVADVQLNTLLDYRYQQLYKAERGQHGQGYDRTGKSRDPLILRVPPGTVVRDDETGEVLGELVEDGQRLIVAHGGRGGRGNAQFATPTNQAPRRADPGEPGEERRIALELKLIADVGLVGEPNAGKSTFLAAISAATPKVADYPFTTLTPNLGVVQLSDHRSFVVADIPGIIEGAHEGKGLGHQFLRHIERTRTLAIFIPADALEPQEEYDRLRAELGQYSEELAEKQHCVVFTKADLLPPEWEQPRVDAPGAWGQFTISAVARRGLDVLLEGLWGHAARVLADEIAEAEGPPEPWTP
- a CDS encoding carboxymuconolactone decarboxylase family protein, whose product is MPPEALSPGRAALVALSASLATRDAARIREAMRAAADLADATAAEEVILQAHLFVGFPDALNALGLWREVTGLPAPPPSDEDAAIWPERGERVCGTVYGANYAKLRANVTALHPDVDGWMVTGGYGRVIGRPGLDLATRELCIAALLAAWNVPRQLHSHLRGALNAGASVTEIDASVEIACGYLDAARASEVRALWDEIRMRKAE